DNA sequence from the Vicia villosa cultivar HV-30 ecotype Madison, WI linkage group LG3, Vvil1.0, whole genome shotgun sequence genome:
ACCTGATAAATTTTCTGCTACCAATTTTCTGTTCTTGCAACACGAAAATATAGGATTCTTTCAACTTTTTCAGGTCTATTTTGGCTCTAAGCGGTTACACACACAAAACTTTATCCAAAGCCATGATGTTGTTGAAGATGAATATCAGTGTCTCGTATTTTTATCGATATTGTTACAAAAGTTGCTGCATTTGGGTTACTATCCATTGAGATTTCTCGGTGGAACCATTGAGATATTTTTAAATGTTACTTGTGGAAACTGTAACATATTCGAGATGATATGGAACTTTCTCCAAGGTTTTGttatcttttcttttgttgttgttgttatatattattaagaaaataacaagaaatTAATAAAAGTGTTTTTAGTATTTGATGTTTATATATTGTGAATACTGAATAGGTAAGGAGCTGGTGGATGCAAATTGTGCAGATTTTGTGTCAATTATTGGTCATATAGACAAGAGAGTGGACTTGGACAAAAACATCAAACGTGATGACCCTAAATATAATGCTGCTTTGTCCATGATGGCTTCTAAAGTGTCTTATGAGAATGAAGCTTTTATACGAGAAACTGTTGAAAAACACTGGAAGGTATAGAGGTTTTGCGACTCAAAACAGCCTTAaacttttgaatatatatatatatatatatatatatatatatatatatatatatatatatatatatatatatatatatatatatatatatatatatatatatatatatatatatgacaaaactGAAGTACAATTCTTTAgatgtggttcttactattttccaatgaaaatatgacaagtgtataatttcctcttacacgtatgcaaatttctcctattttcactcactaaatcatatttacatatatttgtcatatttttattggaaaatagtaagaatcatacctaaagaattgtacttaagtttttatatatatatatatatatatatatatatatatatatatatatatatatatatatatatatatatatatatgaggagggatcaaattacactcgaagagttacaccatgagttacactcgtccaataactacatttcggataaatattttttaaattcaaccgtttgattgaaacataatatcatatagatcatacctataaagtttgagcttaatctataatgatttgctataccatcaagatatccataaattaacgtcaaaatgagctttcatataacgttaattttgatgtaattcaatgacatagtaaatcattatagattaagcccaaactttataggtatgaccTATATGATATTaagtttcaatccaacggttgaatttaaaaaatatttatttgaaatgtAGTTAttaaacgagtgtaactcgtggtgtaactcttcgggtgtaatttgatccctcctatatatatatatatatatatatatatatatatatatatatatatatatatatatatatatatatatatatatatatatatatatatatatattagttatatTTATAGATAATTAATTGTTTAGAGGTATGTATCTTAATTAATGTTACATTTTATGCCCTCTTGTATAGATGGAAGTTGCGGCAATTGGTAACTACTGGAATGGTAAGAGCATAAactttaacttttcttttaatGTCAAATACGAGTATACGACGAGGCACTTTTTAATCTATACAATAAGATAGAAAATAATTAGTAAAtcttagaataataatgcaaatgTGAGAAAGAGATAAATAGTTTTACGTTAGATATAAATATACtgacttgaacatttataagtggAAGAATCCACTCACCTATTATCTTAAAATTTTAAGTGAATAAATGGTCGTCTCTCATAAAGATGCTTAGTCCAATACTAAATATCAATAAAATTCTCTcaacagtaaaaaaaaaaaaaaaaccaaactaACAAAATAGTCCTAGGAGCAAAGAAAAATGCACTTATCTTCCCATTCCTATATTGTAATATTcatacttttaaaataaaatattatggaATTTCCAAAGAGGCCAATCAACTCACTGTCAAATCATAGATAAATCACCCCTAATTCTATCTCTCTCACCACAACCAACTCTTTAATCCTATCTATCTCAccccaaaaaataataaattcgAAAAGTTCTCGACGAATAAATATACTCCATCTTAACCAACTAAAAGCTATATACCACAGAGAAGTCGTCAAGTTACAAATAACGAGAAAATAAGAAACTGACTCAATTAACACCCTACACGAAGCGCACAAAAGACCCTCAAGATCGACTATAATATATTCCTCTTGAAAAGGTTAAAACTCTAGTGAAAATCATTCAcgcaaaatcttccaaaataacattATAACTTTAGAAGGAGTCTAACTACTCTAGATGAGCCGTAAAGTCATATCCACTCTAGAAGGAAATGAGGTAGAAGGAAGATTCTTCTTCCAGAGCATAGTATTAGCCGGCGCAATTGAAAAACACCATCTCTAGCATGTCCCCCCACCAAATATCAGCATCCTGAGATGATGCCACATACTGAATAAGGAGGAGCATATTGGAGAACATCTAACGCTCATAGACAAAGAGAGACATCCTTCATTGTAGGTCATAAACAAACACTCTCTCCACCTAAATCATCATTTTAGTGATATAAGTACCAAGCTGGCTAGAGATACTAAAAAGCTTAAGTAATAAAACACGGGGTCAAGGACCACCAACCAGCGAAAACTTATACTTGTTTTCTTATTAATATGACAATTGGAATCATATTTATCAtgtatcaaaaaattatttttttaatgacatgtaatatatattaataagagTAGACAACAAAAATTCCAAGAAAATATAAAGAACGGGAGATGGCCACGGGCACAAAGGGTACCATGTCAATTCtgctttaaattcaaaataataagaGTAGAAGGaaaccaacaaaaataaataaaaaaaccatcATCCATCAAAAGTGTAAAAGTCACAACCACGTCCACCACACAGCTCTAAGAAAAATAAGCAAGATCTCTGCATCAATAAAACCACCATCAACAGAAAAGAGTCCTCCGAAAAGACCTCAAAAACACTATACCATGAGAAGTAGTTAGAGACTCTCAAACTGCTATTATCTTAAGTAGAGAATATGATTTTAAAGCCATCCAAAGAAAGTAAAAGAGTTGACTTCTACCTTACCAATATATTATTTCCAAGTAACAAAAGttttcatttctttcacacttttCACATTAATAGATGTACATGTAAAAATAACATTGTTTGTGATTTCCAAATCAACCACATGGCAAAATTTCTAATCATAGAAAGCCAATCTTTACTCCTAGACACCTCATCCAATGAAATGAATATCTCAATAAGAAACAAAATATCATATACCACCGTGACAAAACCACTTCACATGTCACAAACAAATGAGAAATCGACTCTACTTAATCTCGACAAAAACCACAAGAAACCTCTAAATAAACTATGGTCTCTAATAGGGATCTTGTCTCGAAGGAGTTTTCAAGATGACACAGTCACTTTAGCAAGAGTCCAACTAGCCCAAATCATGGGTTCAATAAAGTCCATATGGCAAATTGGTCTCCAAAAGGGTAGACTAAGCTAGTGCTAATGAATAAACATCACCATTATCGTGTTGCATCCACCCCTAGTCTTTATCCATTAAGAGGGTCGATCATCGAATATTCAGAAGGAGATTAACAACTAGCTTAAGCTCATAAGCAAACAAAGATCTTTTTCAGTGCAGATTCCAAGAAAAGAACCCTTACATCACAAACTAGCTTCTCTGAAAAATAATTCTTATTTGTTAGAGATACTGAAGAGCCTAGGAAATCTAAGTCTAAGGGGGATATTCCCTGCTTCGAAGGTCATCCCTAAAAGAGGTAAAAAAGTTAGCTCTCACTTTATTCCTTAGGCTATCAATAAATCTACCAGATACATCGCACACGTTAAAAGACACATTTCCACCAAgtaaaagcaaaacaaaaaaattgaagaCCTACCACCCAAGAAGGAGGAACAATATGAGCCCCATATCTAGAGGATATAATATGACACCAAAGACCAAACACACCAAGTTCAACCTCCACTGCCATTTACCTAACAAGGATAAGTTCACCAAGTGAAGGTCACGAACACCCACACCACCTCTCCTCTTAAGTTTACATGCATTAGACAACTTGATCCAAGAAATTGTATACTCACTCTTCACTCCCACCCCACTCAAACCTTCTCTAGATCCTCACGATTCTCTTTGAACCCTTAATCAATATTCTAGAAAAAGACAAGAAAATGATATAGATAACATTTAAAACTAAATTTAGTAAAGTTACCTTTCCCTAAAAAAAACACGTAGGCACACATCCAAGAACTTGCTTATATTAAACCCAAATCTCAAAACTCTAAATAATATAATCCTACTCTTTCTCAAAATTTCCCTTAATAACTATACATGTTTATTGTTTTTCTTGGTAAAATCAGCCAACAAGTCATTGACAAAAACCACCTCCGGCAACCAACAACCTTCCAATGAGGAATGTCGATTGATTAGAGAGAGAAAAAGCTTATCTAAAACCTCATTTAGTAGGACCACCAGAACTTTAGCGACAAGCCTGTATAGAGAATCTATCACAGAGGTAGGCTCAAAATTACTCAATTGGAAAGGAGACTCAACTTTAAAGATCaaagtaattaaataaaagagaaattatGAGGCAGAGATACAAAGAGATGGAACTAATCAAACATAGCACCCAACTTATATCATGGATAAAAAAAAGTACTTATACATGTAACACAAATGTTTGAATTTGTTTTCATATCTTTGATTACAATAACAAGATATTGCAATTAATGTATCTAAGATTATTATTTTAATGTATGTCATAGTATTTACTTATTTGAAGTGTTTATAGTCATAGATATAAGTTTTTTGAATACCTTAGTTTcacattttcataatttaattttaaagaattttgaatattttttgttaTGGTAAATCAACTATGCATATATTGtgtgtaattttttaaaactaaggATATGGATTAGGGACTAGTAAGGTTGATCATCATATTATTAATTCTTAAACTTTATAGATTATGAAGGAGAACCTTCAACTCAAGCCTTCATCCTCCTAGATAAAAGTGACAACCAAGACACCTACATTGTAACTTTCAGAGGAACCGAATTATTCGACGCTGATCAATGGTCTAGTGATTTCGATATCTCATGGTTGGAGTTTCCTTGTGTTGGAAAAACTCATGCTGGTTTCATGAAAGCACTAGGTTTACAAAAAAGCAACATGGGGTGGCCTAAAGAAATTGAAACAAATCATAGCCATGCACCTGAAGCCTACTACTTCATTAGAGATTTCCTGAAGAAAAAGTTGGCAGGAAATGATAAAGCAAAGTTTATTGTGACTGGTCACAGTTTAGGTGGGGCTCTTGCCACTCTCTTTCCAGCAATATTGATGTTCCATGATGAGACATTTCTTTTGGAGAGGCTTGAAGGTGTGTATACATTTGGACAACCAAGAGTTGGAGATGGAGTATTTGCTAAGTACATGGAtaagaatttaaaagaaaatggtGTTCAGTTTTATAGGATGGTTTATAGCTATGATATTGTTCCTAGGTTGCCTCCTGATCTCAATGACATCTTGTTTAGGCACTTTGGGACATGTCTTTATTTTGATAGGAGCTTTAATGGCAAGGTATGTCTTAGCAATTTATTTTGAGTAGTAGATAGGGTCTTAAAACTATTCATGAGAGATTTTTTAAGATGATAATAATAACTTTTTTTACATGAAACTTTCAGAAAATGTTGGAGGAGCCAAACAAGAACTACTTCTCTTTGTCAGCAATAATTCCTATGACAACAAATGCTTTTTGTGAGCTTATGAGGAGCTTCACTATGGTGTCTAAATATGGATCTGAGTATGAAGAAGGATGGGTTTTAAGAGTTTTTCGACTTATAGGCTTAGTGATTCCTGGAGTATCTAATCACATTCCCCAAGATTATGTTAATTCTACTCGGTTGGGATCAATACTCTCGAAGGTGGACTGATGCATATATTTTGTTGGTTGAGCTAAGAAAATACTCGTGCATATGCACGATAGCATGAAGTTAGTTATTGAATTAATGTAACaatattaagtctaaaatatttttaagtttgtaATAAAATATGGATTCATTTCATTTACATTGTCtctgcaattttttattttgttagtaAAGAAATAGTCTTTAAATTATGATTATTCTTTTTACTTCTATcacaaatatttatataattacacATTTTATTGTTTGTGATCAATATTGTTAAAATCAAGTTTTAACTCGTTTGGTTTCACATTTTGGAGTATGTATTTCAAGTTAAATTCTCTgtaattaggggtggaaatagttTGGGCAAAGTTAGACTTTACCAAATATAAATCTAATCTGCTAAAAATTTAAAGTTTAAGTTTGACATGCGATTTATTATAGGTTTATTTTTCAATATGAGTCTAACATTTTCGAATGTCTGATTGATTTATATTAGTCTATTTAAAAAGTTTATGTCATTTGAGCACAAAAATTCAATTAATGATTAGAGAATCAAAGTATAATAGAgactaaatatttatttgcatCGACATATTTGAGTTTATATAGTAAGATAagttttgtgatattatttgtttaaCAGAACTTATAAAAACTAACTTATGACATTATTCATAAGATTTTTTCAACCtatttttcacaagttcttcaaagtAATTAAGTTTTACCtttgtattttataaaataaagtacAAAATCAATATAGGGTTGATAAATATgttcatttttattaaaatagaccggattaatagatttaaaatgtttttttatagtCTATGGCCTGACCTATTTAACTAAATAAACTTATAAAAAACATGAGTTTTTTCTACTTAAAAAAAATCTGTTATGATATTGGTCTTTGTAGGTCTTAAGTCCATGTTAGTTGATTTGGTTTATTCTCATCCTCACTTATAATATCAAAGAACCCGAACCAAACACATATTAaactctataaataaaaacaaaattatatttgaatCATAATCTATAATATAGATGCctcttattttactttttttttagaatatttggTTACTATTTTTTAGAATATTTGGTTACTATGAATACAATATATCTAGAAATATGTTTTTTTCTAAATCTGAAACCTGCCTACATACTCCAATAGATTGTTTGTCCCTAGAAGTGAGTCCATGTTAGTTGATTTGGTTTATTGTCACCCTCACTTATAATATCAAAGAACCCGAATCAAACACATATTAaactctataaataaaaacaaaattatatttgaatcataatatataatatatatgcgtcttattttactttttttttagaaCATTTGGTTCCTATGAATACAATATATCtagaaatatgttttttttaaaatctaggctcttttttttatcaccaccggtttagtctgGTTCAGAAGTTAGTTCTAGCATCAAGTGGTTTCAGTTTTCTCCCATCCCAATtttgggggatcgaaccgtgattCTCACTACCAAGTATagcgtcaatcaccactaaaCCAACTAACAATTGGTAATATAGTAAGGCTCTTGGACCTTTTCAAAACAAACCGTATTTTTCATCTGTGTTTAAATTAGTTGAAAACATTTTAAATTGGGATCTTGTGTATAAAAATCACTAATTATTGTTT
Encoded proteins:
- the LOC131661473 gene encoding triacylglycerol lipase OBL1-like; the protein is MDPKPDKFSATNFLFLQHENIGFFQLFQVYFGSKRLHTQNFIQSHDVVEDEYQCLVFLSILLQKLLHLGYYPLRFLGGTIEIFLNVTCGNCNIFEMIWNFLQGKELVDANCADFVSIIGHIDKRVDLDKNIKRDDPKYNAALSMMASKVSYENEAFIRETVEKHWKMEVAAIGNYWNDYEGEPSTQAFILLDKSDNQDTYIVTFRGTELFDADQWSSDFDISWLEFPCVGKTHAGFMKALGLQKSNMGWPKEIETNHSHAPEAYYFIRDFLKKKLAGNDKAKFIVTGHSLGGALATLFPAILMFHDETFLLERLEGVYTFGQPRVGDGVFAKYMDKNLKENGVQFYRMVYSYDIVPRLPPDLNDILFRHFGTCLYFDRSFNGKKMLEEPNKNYFSLSAIIPMTTNAFCELMRSFTMVSKYGSEYEEGWVLRVFRLIGLVIPGVSNHIPQDYVNSTRLGSILSKVD